The following coding sequences lie in one Hydrogenophaga sp. PBL-H3 genomic window:
- a CDS encoding response regulator — protein sequence MIKVILCDDHAVVRRGIRDTISEATDIQVVGEAGSYPELREAMRKTECDVLVLDLNMPGRGGLEVLAALKEEGSTVKALVVSMYPEDQYAIRCLRAGARGYLNKAGEPAELVAAIRTVMQGRKYVTADVAQMLVDNLHAPESEELHASLSERELQTLQKIASGKKLSDIAEELMLSPKTVSVYRARVLEKLHLANNAELTVYAIRNGIV from the coding sequence ATGATCAAGGTGATTTTGTGTGACGACCACGCGGTGGTGAGACGCGGCATCCGCGACACCATCTCGGAGGCCACCGACATCCAGGTGGTGGGCGAAGCCGGCAGCTACCCCGAACTGCGCGAAGCCATGCGCAAGACCGAGTGCGACGTGCTCGTGCTCGACCTCAACATGCCCGGACGCGGTGGGCTGGAGGTGCTGGCGGCCTTGAAGGAAGAGGGCTCCACCGTGAAGGCGCTGGTGGTCTCCATGTACCCGGAAGACCAGTACGCCATCCGCTGCCTGCGCGCGGGTGCGCGCGGCTACCTCAACAAGGCGGGTGAACCGGCCGAGCTGGTGGCCGCCATCCGCACCGTGATGCAGGGCCGCAAATACGTGACCGCCGACGTGGCGCAGATGCTGGTGGACAACCTGCACGCGCCCGAGAGCGAGGAGCTGCACGCCAGCCTGTCCGAGCGCGAATTGCAGACCCTGCAGAAGATCGCGTCGGGCAAGAAGCTCTCGGACATCGCCGAAGAACTCATGCTCAGCCCCAAGACCGTGAGCGTGTACCGGGCCCGCGTGCTGGAAAAGCTGCACCTGGCCAACAACGCCGAACTCACGGTGTATGCGATCCGCAACGGCATCGTGTGA
- a CDS encoding response regulator — MRSILAVDDSASMRKMVSFTLTGAGYHVVEAVDGQDAFEKAQTHSIDLVLTDQNMPVMDGLSLTRKLREHPKFKTTPILILTTESSDQMKQAGRSAGATGWLVKPFDPSRLIEVIQKVIR; from the coding sequence ATGCGATCCATTCTTGCCGTCGACGACTCGGCTTCCATGCGAAAAATGGTGTCGTTCACCCTCACTGGAGCGGGCTACCACGTGGTCGAAGCGGTGGATGGTCAGGACGCCTTCGAGAAAGCCCAGACCCACAGCATCGATCTGGTGCTCACCGACCAGAACATGCCTGTCATGGACGGACTGAGCCTCACGCGCAAGCTGCGCGAGCACCCCAAATTCAAGACCACGCCCATCCTGATCCTGACCACCGAGTCCAGCGACCAGATGAAGCAGGCCGGCCGCAGCGCGGGCGCCACAGGCTGGTTGGTCAAGCCCTTCGATCCCAGCCGGTTGATCGAAGTGATTCAAAAAGTCATCCGATAA
- a CDS encoding Hpt domain-containing protein encodes MNPTTLRPSSAEADTWPELPDIDTAAARQCCGDSLELFKRLLGLLQKNYGGWSEQWLLATSTGHASDKAALCASLHKLRGSAGLMGAYRLALVAGQVEQSLKEDQEQPQAAVQRVGDVLHSLLVQIGAWQASVQASGG; translated from the coding sequence ATGAACCCCACCACCCTTCGCCCTTCATCCGCCGAGGCCGACACGTGGCCCGAGCTGCCCGACATCGACACGGCCGCGGCTCGGCAGTGCTGCGGCGACAGCCTCGAACTCTTCAAGCGACTGCTGGGGTTGCTGCAGAAGAACTACGGCGGCTGGAGCGAGCAATGGCTCCTGGCCACCAGCACCGGCCATGCGTCGGACAAGGCCGCCTTGTGCGCCAGCCTGCACAAACTGCGCGGCAGCGCCGGCCTGATGGGGGCGTACCGCCTCGCCCTGGTGGCGGGCCAGGTTGAGCAATCCCTCAAGGAAGACCAGGAGCAGCCTCAGGCAGCGGTGCAGCGCGTGGGCGATGTGCTGCACAGCTTGCTGGTCCAGATCGGCGCGTGGCAAGCGTCTGTGCAGGCAAGCGGCGGCTGA
- the cheD gene encoding chemoreceptor glutamine deamidase CheD, producing the protein MSASDAILVARAAPARSNLDALKARKGKPGEASFFYHDHHFHQDAVKVLPGEYFVTDDDMMVMTVLGSCIAACIYDPRVRVGGMNHFMLPDGGNDAGGRYGSYAMELLINEMMKLGARRETMQAKVFGGGQVMHTFTTMNVGERNTQFVLDYLQTERIAVISKDVLDIHPRKVCYFPATGKAMVKRLAHSHPETLETQERKSSASVVAKAITGGSVDLF; encoded by the coding sequence ATGAGCGCCTCTGACGCCATCCTCGTCGCGCGCGCGGCGCCCGCGCGCTCCAACCTGGACGCCCTCAAGGCGCGCAAGGGCAAGCCCGGCGAGGCCAGTTTTTTCTACCACGACCACCACTTCCACCAGGACGCAGTGAAGGTGCTGCCCGGCGAGTACTTCGTGACCGACGACGACATGATGGTGATGACGGTGCTGGGCTCCTGCATCGCCGCCTGCATCTACGACCCGCGCGTGCGGGTTGGCGGCATGAACCATTTCATGCTGCCCGATGGCGGCAATGACGCGGGTGGGCGCTACGGCTCCTACGCCATGGAACTGCTCATCAACGAAATGATGAAACTCGGCGCCCGGCGCGAGACCATGCAGGCCAAGGTGTTTGGCGGCGGGCAGGTGATGCACACCTTCACCACCATGAACGTCGGCGAGCGCAACACGCAGTTCGTGCTGGACTATTTGCAGACCGAACGCATCGCCGTCATCTCCAAGGACGTGCTGGACATCCACCCGCGCAAGGTCTGCTACTTCCCGGCCACCGGCAAGGCCATGGTCAAGCGGCTGGCCCATTCGCACCCCGAGACACTGGAAACGCAGGAACGCAAGAGCAGCGCGTCCGTGGTCGCCAAGGCGATCACCGGCGGCTCGGTCGACCTGTTCTGA
- a CDS encoding CheR family methyltransferase gives MLHPTTTPQRAARPVPPPRAAASEDGPLAEGREFVWSDADFSRIKALIYKKAGISLHDGKHAMVYSRVSRRLRETGHDSFKTYLDWLEHHDGAEWQEFINALTTNLTAFFREQHHFEILAQMFAAKRSHNWRIWCSAASTGEEPYSIAMTAQENLGTSGSYEIVNSDIDTKVLATAQRGVYKADGSKGLSPERMQRFFMRGKGSNEGFMRVKPELQKSLSFQTVNLIQDLPFREPFDVVFCRNVMIYFDAATQRAVLERIHRVMKPGGMLFVGHAENFSDARNLFALRGKTVYERL, from the coding sequence ATGCTGCACCCGACCACCACCCCACAACGCGCCGCGCGCCCGGTGCCTCCGCCACGCGCGGCGGCCTCCGAAGACGGCCCGCTGGCCGAGGGGCGTGAGTTCGTCTGGTCCGACGCCGACTTCTCGCGCATCAAGGCGCTGATCTACAAGAAGGCCGGCATCAGCCTGCACGACGGCAAGCACGCCATGGTCTACAGCCGCGTCTCGCGCCGCCTGCGCGAAACCGGCCACGACAGCTTCAAGACCTACCTCGACTGGCTCGAACACCACGACGGTGCGGAGTGGCAGGAGTTCATCAACGCGCTGACCACCAACCTCACGGCGTTCTTCCGCGAGCAGCACCACTTCGAGATCCTGGCGCAGATGTTTGCGGCCAAACGCTCGCACAACTGGCGCATCTGGTGCTCGGCGGCTTCCACCGGCGAAGAGCCCTATTCGATCGCCATGACGGCCCAGGAGAACCTCGGCACCAGTGGTTCGTACGAAATCGTCAACAGCGACATCGACACCAAGGTGCTGGCCACCGCGCAGCGCGGTGTCTACAAGGCCGACGGCTCCAAGGGCCTGAGCCCCGAGCGCATGCAGCGCTTCTTCATGCGCGGCAAAGGCAGCAACGAAGGCTTCATGCGCGTGAAACCCGAGCTGCAGAAAAGCCTGAGTTTCCAGACCGTCAACCTGATCCAGGACCTGCCGTTTCGCGAACCCTTCGACGTGGTGTTCTGCCGCAACGTGATGATCTATTTCGACGCCGCCACGCAGCGCGCCGTGCTGGAGCGCATCCACCGCGTGATGAAGCCCGGCGGCATGCTGTTTGTGGGACACGCCGAGAACTTCAGCGACGCACGCAATCTGTTCGCGCTGCGTGGAAAGACGGTGTATGAGCGCCTCTGA
- a CDS encoding protein-glutamate methylesterase/protein-glutamine glutaminase → MAKIKVVVVDDSALVRSLLTEIINRQADMTCVGAAADPLVAREMIRETNPDVITLDVEMPRMDGLEFLSRLMRLRPMPVVMVSTLTEQGAESTMRALELGAVDFVAKPRIGVSSGLQELAGDIVDKIRVAASAHVKRLPAAPAAAAAPQVSGTTEQPRAALPRVSTEKIICIGASTGGTEAIREVLMPMPADAPAIVITQHMPPGFTTSFANRLNTLCRIRVQEAQHGQRILPGHAYIAPGGHHLRIDRSGSNYVAVVEDTEPVNRHRPSVEVLFKSAARVLGPNALGIMLTGMGADGAQAMREMKDAGSYNYVQDEASCVVFGMPRMAIQCGAAHEVLPLSQIAPAVLTRLASAPAGVRHRI, encoded by the coding sequence ATGGCAAAAATCAAAGTGGTCGTGGTGGACGATTCCGCACTGGTGCGCAGCCTGCTCACCGAAATCATCAACCGCCAGGCCGACATGACCTGCGTGGGCGCAGCGGCCGATCCGCTGGTGGCGCGCGAGATGATCCGCGAGACCAACCCCGACGTGATCACGCTGGACGTGGAGATGCCGCGCATGGACGGGCTGGAGTTCCTCTCCCGCCTGATGCGACTGAGGCCCATGCCGGTGGTGATGGTCTCCACACTGACCGAGCAAGGCGCCGAATCCACCATGCGCGCACTCGAACTGGGCGCGGTGGACTTCGTGGCCAAGCCACGTATCGGCGTGAGCAGTGGCCTGCAGGAGCTGGCCGGTGACATCGTGGACAAGATCCGCGTGGCGGCTTCGGCCCACGTCAAGCGTTTGCCGGCGGCGCCGGCCGCTGCGGCCGCGCCCCAGGTCAGCGGCACCACCGAGCAGCCGCGCGCCGCGCTCCCGCGCGTGTCCACCGAAAAGATCATCTGCATCGGCGCCTCCACCGGCGGCACCGAAGCCATCCGCGAGGTGCTCATGCCCATGCCGGCCGACGCACCTGCGATCGTGATCACGCAACACATGCCGCCGGGCTTCACCACCAGCTTTGCCAACCGGCTCAACACGCTGTGCCGCATCCGCGTGCAGGAAGCCCAGCACGGCCAGCGCATCCTGCCCGGCCACGCCTACATCGCACCGGGTGGCCACCACCTGCGCATCGACCGCAGCGGCTCCAACTACGTGGCCGTGGTGGAAGACACCGAACCCGTCAACCGCCACCGCCCTTCGGTGGAGGTGCTGTTCAAGTCGGCCGCGCGCGTGCTCGGCCCCAACGCGCTGGGCATCATGCTCACCGGCATGGGCGCCGACGGCGCGCAGGCCATGCGCGAGATGAAGGACGCCGGCAGCTACAACTACGTGCAGGACGAGGCCAGCTGCGTTGTCTTCGGCATGCCGCGCATGGCCATCCAGTGCGGTGCGGCGCACGAGGTGCTGCCGCTCTCGCAGATCGCGCCCGCCGTGCTGACCCGCCTGGCCAGCGCACCGGCGGGCGTGCGCCACCGCATCTGA
- a CDS encoding hybrid sensor histidine kinase/response regulator → MSENLDKPPVHILHLEDSRVDHALVKFALQRSKLPSEVVLVDTMDDFRRELLSGRFDVVLADYHLPGFTGMDAWDVVRELGIEIPFVILSGAIGETAAVDAMHRGVSDYLLKDSMHRLSHVIERAIEVSETRRERARAAAELAESRQRLAELAEHLQTSIEQERANIAREIHDDIGGALAAVKLDLAWVGRRETAPEVLKHVSTAMEMLQHALGASQRIMMNLRPPILDQGLVAAVQWLAGGFERRSGLRVTIRRSSDQIDVPMDVQLVAYRTAQEALTNIAKHTKATAVEIDLSDGEGVLTLEVTDNGQGMGPEALRKTKSFGLLGLRERAAKVDGWLDVSSSSKGTSVILSVPLTSPQTPDNAAKATEEAHDQGDFV, encoded by the coding sequence ATGTCCGAGAACCTCGATAAACCACCGGTTCACATCCTGCATCTGGAGGATTCGCGCGTGGACCATGCGCTGGTGAAGTTCGCCCTGCAGCGCAGCAAGCTGCCCAGCGAAGTGGTGCTGGTCGACACCATGGACGACTTCAGGCGCGAACTGCTCAGCGGGCGTTTCGACGTGGTGCTGGCCGACTACCACCTGCCCGGCTTCACCGGCATGGACGCCTGGGACGTGGTGCGCGAATTGGGCATCGAGATTCCCTTCGTCATCCTCTCGGGCGCCATTGGCGAGACGGCGGCGGTGGACGCCATGCACCGTGGCGTGAGCGACTATTTGCTCAAAGACAGCATGCACCGCCTCTCGCATGTGATCGAGCGGGCGATCGAGGTTTCCGAGACACGGCGCGAGCGAGCGCGCGCGGCCGCCGAGCTGGCCGAATCGCGCCAGCGCCTGGCCGAGCTGGCCGAGCACCTGCAGACCAGCATCGAACAAGAGCGCGCCAACATCGCGCGCGAGATCCACGACGACATCGGCGGTGCACTGGCGGCTGTGAAGCTCGACCTGGCCTGGGTGGGCCGGCGTGAAACCGCCCCCGAGGTGCTCAAGCATGTGAGCACCGCCATGGAAATGCTCCAGCACGCCCTGGGTGCGAGCCAGCGCATCATGATGAACCTGCGCCCGCCCATCCTCGACCAGGGCCTGGTGGCCGCGGTGCAGTGGCTGGCTGGCGGCTTCGAGCGCCGCAGCGGCCTGCGGGTCACCATCCGCCGATCGTCCGACCAGATCGATGTCCCGATGGATGTGCAACTCGTGGCGTACCGCACCGCTCAGGAAGCCCTCACCAACATCGCCAAGCACACCAAGGCCACTGCGGTCGAGATCGATCTGAGCGACGGCGAAGGCGTGTTGACCCTGGAGGTCACCGACAACGGCCAGGGCATGGGCCCGGAGGCCTTGCGCAAGACCAAGTCGTTCGGGCTTCTCGGCCTGCGCGAGCGCGCCGCCAAGGTCGACGGCTGGCTCGACGTGAGCTCTTCCAGCAAAGGCACGTCGGTCATTCTGTCGGTGCCCCTGACATCACCCCAAACCCCGGACAACGCGGCGAAAGCCACAGAGGAAGCCCATGATCAAGGTGATTTTGTGTGA
- a CDS encoding PEP-CTERM sorting domain-containing protein produces the protein MNILFKAASGAVLSAVTLSVAALSVPSIKAQALKLIEAFPTVQALVKQVTLDLKVVWGAEALGESVGLAVSDLDLGGLLSVADENAAGVANVYAGVVAAGMSSNLDAAQGGSGLIRLDGIPAASGLVVAGPGTGGLGNNPAGSGVPLVEAIAPDEIVSLARDADAPSLPGGVGPQVLAPEEIASGAPENDIFEDVAALPLLPSDDFGMKPDGDLVLVAAAPSLAALSEIPEPGTLALLGVALFGWGAFRRQRTHR, from the coding sequence GTGAACATTCTTTTCAAAGCAGCTTCGGGCGCGGTCCTGTCGGCTGTGACCTTGTCGGTCGCAGCGCTGTCGGTGCCTTCCATCAAGGCACAGGCGTTGAAGTTGATCGAGGCGTTTCCCACCGTCCAGGCGCTGGTGAAGCAGGTCACGCTGGATCTGAAAGTTGTTTGGGGTGCAGAAGCGCTGGGCGAATCCGTCGGGCTCGCAGTTTCAGATCTGGACCTGGGAGGATTGCTCTCTGTCGCCGACGAAAACGCCGCTGGTGTCGCGAATGTGTATGCCGGGGTGGTGGCGGCAGGGATGTCCAGCAACCTGGACGCCGCGCAAGGTGGCTCCGGCTTGATCCGCCTGGACGGCATCCCTGCGGCCAGCGGGCTCGTGGTGGCTGGTCCGGGCACTGGCGGCCTCGGCAACAACCCGGCTGGCTCCGGTGTTCCGCTGGTCGAGGCGATTGCCCCCGATGAGATCGTGTCGCTGGCCCGTGATGCGGACGCCCCGTCTTTGCCCGGCGGTGTCGGCCCCCAGGTTCTTGCACCGGAGGAAATCGCCAGCGGCGCTCCTGAAAATGACATCTTTGAGGACGTCGCTGCCCTCCCGCTGTTGCCCAGCGATGATTTCGGCATGAAGCCCGACGGCGATCTGGTTCTTGTTGCGGCAGCGCCCTCCCTCGCCGCACTGTCTGAAATTCCGGAACCCGGCACGTTGGCCTTGCTGGGTGTCGCATTGTTTGGGTGGGGCGCATTCCGTCGCCAACGCACCCACCGCTGA
- a CDS encoding response regulator: MKILIVDDDEISRFPLVSLVDRMAGVTEIVQASDGEEAWSLLREGLRPSLCCCDLAMPHLDGVGLLQRVKGDRLLAPTPFVMISSSADRESVTCAVQAGAVGFIVKPYSFAVTTRTLERVLRESQAGLVEPVAQVARRLGITKFEVARLMRKLQSDVSVCADLLDEAGATAAPHMAEIQRMQGSCAMLGLKHCANLLRIRPGETPSLEDTCLTSLREVSLQLSLVMEGALLEA, from the coding sequence ATGAAAATCCTCATCGTGGATGACGACGAAATCTCCCGATTCCCGCTCGTGTCGTTGGTCGATCGCATGGCGGGCGTCACCGAGATTGTTCAAGCTTCGGACGGTGAAGAGGCGTGGTCCCTGCTGCGGGAGGGGTTGCGCCCATCGCTGTGTTGCTGTGATCTGGCCATGCCGCACCTCGATGGCGTGGGGCTGCTGCAGCGTGTGAAAGGCGATCGCTTGCTGGCGCCCACTCCGTTCGTGATGATTTCCTCGTCGGCGGACCGGGAGTCGGTGACCTGCGCGGTCCAGGCCGGCGCGGTTGGCTTCATCGTCAAGCCGTACTCTTTCGCGGTGACCACCCGAACGCTTGAACGCGTGCTGCGCGAGAGCCAGGCCGGTTTGGTGGAGCCGGTCGCCCAGGTGGCTCGCCGGCTCGGCATCACCAAGTTCGAGGTGGCTCGCCTGATGCGCAAGCTGCAATCCGATGTGTCTGTCTGTGCAGACCTGCTCGATGAAGCAGGGGCGACTGCGGCGCCGCACATGGCGGAAATCCAGCGCATGCAGGGCAGTTGCGCCATGCTGGGCCTCAAGCACTGTGCGAACCTGTTGCGGATCCGTCCGGGCGAGACGCCCTCGCTGGAGGACACCTGCCTCACCTCCCTGCGCGAGGTCAGTCTGCAGCTGTCGCTTGTGATGGAGGGGGCGTTGCTGGAGGCATAG
- a CDS encoding chemotaxis protein CheA, protein MGEMMNEGQSLANDIDLSQFYQIFFEEAGENLDQMEQMLLALDVEKADDEELNAIFRCAHSIKGGAATFGFADVAELTHQMESLLDKLRRHELNPTAAMVDVLLESSDALRLQLAHHQGRGNDTPVTSSLVARIYALANGEETEAAAPAPVLVAPVVVEAPAPAPARVINKPVAKATRELEIHIGPLDNVAQADGVAELFRDIPGLGTIEPLPCDQADKRVYRATTTSSDADLMDLFTFHVSKEEIRIIDCAAPADDAAVHAVPVLADGQDFGFFDGAPGVPAHAAVASTSAVTTATDNTAKPAAPKPEVRAAAPAAMESSTLRVSVSKVDQLINLVGELVITQAMLAQKSRELDDGANQPLLAGLADLDRNTRDLQEAVMSIRMIPMSVVFNRFPRMLRDLASKLGKKVELVTQGESTELDKGLVEKITDPLTHLIRNSCDHGIEMPEDRRAKGKSEHGTITLSATHEGGSILIEVRDDGKGLSREKLLTKAREKGIDAPDSLTDTEVWNLIFAPGFSTAEEVTDVSGRGVGMDVVKKNITALNGTVEIDSAEGYGMRVSVRLPLTLAIMDGMSVRVSDEVYILPLSSVIESFQIKPTDINTLAQGAQVVKVRDEYMPVIELERVFDVPRFEHNGASPIMVVVEADGQRVALMVDELLGQQQVVIKNLESNYRRVPNVSGATILGDGKVALILDTSSLVRRSRH, encoded by the coding sequence ATGGGTGAAATGATGAACGAAGGCCAGAGCCTGGCCAACGACATTGACCTGAGCCAGTTCTACCAAATCTTCTTTGAAGAGGCGGGTGAAAACCTGGACCAGATGGAGCAGATGCTGCTCGCGCTGGACGTGGAGAAGGCCGACGACGAGGAGCTCAACGCGATCTTCCGCTGCGCCCACTCCATCAAGGGGGGCGCTGCCACCTTCGGCTTTGCCGACGTGGCCGAACTCACGCACCAGATGGAGTCGCTGCTGGACAAGCTGCGCCGCCACGAACTCAACCCGACCGCCGCCATGGTGGACGTGTTGCTCGAATCCAGTGACGCGCTGCGCCTGCAGCTCGCCCACCACCAGGGCCGCGGCAACGACACACCTGTCACCAGCAGCCTGGTGGCCCGCATCTATGCGCTGGCCAACGGCGAAGAGACCGAAGCAGCGGCGCCCGCTCCGGTGCTGGTCGCACCCGTGGTGGTGGAAGCACCCGCTCCCGCCCCGGCCCGCGTGATCAACAAGCCGGTGGCCAAGGCCACCCGCGAACTCGAAATCCACATCGGCCCGCTGGATAACGTGGCACAAGCCGACGGTGTGGCCGAGCTCTTCCGCGACATCCCCGGCCTGGGCACCATCGAGCCCCTGCCCTGCGACCAGGCCGACAAGCGCGTTTACCGCGCCACCACCACCTCGTCCGACGCCGACCTGATGGACCTCTTCACCTTCCATGTGAGCAAGGAAGAGATTCGCATCATTGACTGCGCGGCGCCCGCCGACGACGCAGCGGTGCACGCCGTGCCGGTCTTGGCCGACGGTCAGGACTTCGGCTTCTTCGACGGCGCACCCGGCGTGCCCGCCCATGCGGCCGTGGCCTCAACTTCGGCAGTGACCACCGCCACGGACAACACCGCCAAGCCCGCTGCCCCCAAGCCCGAGGTCCGCGCCGCCGCACCGGCTGCGATGGAGTCGAGCACGCTGCGCGTCTCGGTGAGCAAGGTGGACCAGCTCATCAACCTGGTGGGCGAACTCGTCATCACCCAGGCCATGCTGGCGCAGAAAAGCCGCGAGCTCGACGACGGCGCCAACCAGCCGCTGCTGGCCGGCCTGGCCGACCTCGACCGCAACACCCGCGACCTGCAGGAAGCGGTGATGTCGATCCGCATGATCCCGATGTCGGTGGTGTTCAACCGCTTCCCGCGCATGCTGCGCGACCTCGCCAGCAAGCTGGGCAAGAAGGTCGAGCTGGTCACGCAGGGCGAATCGACCGAACTCGACAAGGGCCTGGTGGAGAAGATCACCGATCCGCTGACCCACCTGATCCGCAACAGCTGCGACCACGGCATTGAAATGCCGGAAGACCGCCGAGCCAAGGGCAAGAGCGAGCACGGCACGATCACCCTGTCGGCCACGCACGAAGGCGGCTCGATCCTGATCGAGGTGCGCGACGACGGCAAGGGCCTCTCGCGCGAGAAGCTGCTGACCAAGGCGCGCGAAAAGGGCATCGATGCACCCGACTCGCTCACCGACACCGAGGTCTGGAACCTGATCTTCGCGCCCGGCTTCTCCACCGCAGAGGAAGTGACCGACGTGTCCGGCCGTGGCGTGGGCATGGACGTGGTCAAGAAAAACATCACCGCGCTCAACGGCACGGTGGAAATCGATTCGGCCGAAGGCTACGGCATGCGCGTCTCGGTGCGCCTGCCCCTGACACTGGCCATCATGGACGGCATGTCGGTGCGCGTGAGCGACGAGGTCTACATCCTGCCCCTGTCCAGCGTGATCGAATCGTTCCAGATCAAGCCCACCGACATCAACACCCTCGCGCAAGGCGCGCAGGTGGTCAAGGTGCGCGACGAATACATGCCGGTGATCGAACTTGAGCGCGTCTTTGACGTGCCGCGCTTCGAGCACAACGGCGCCAGCCCGATCATGGTCGTGGTGGAGGCCGACGGCCAGCGCGTGGCGCTGATGGTCGACGAGCTGCTCGGCCAGCAACAGGTGGTGATCAAGAACCTGGAGTCGAACTACCGGCGCGTGCCCAATGTGTCGGGCGCCACCATCCTGGGCGACGGCAAGGTCGCACTGATCCTGGACACCTCCAGCCTGGTGCGCCGCTCAAGACACTGA